The following proteins come from a genomic window of Meles meles chromosome 1, mMelMel3.1 paternal haplotype, whole genome shotgun sequence:
- the CNR2 gene encoding cannabinoid receptor 2 yields the protein MERRWVMEAANGCKDGLDFDPMKEYMVLNSSQRIAVAVLCTSLALLSALENLAVLCLILSSHRLRRKPSYLFISSLAVADFLASVIFACNFVEFHVFHGMDSKAVFLLKIGSVTMNFTASVGSLLLTAIDRYLCLCHPPTYKVLLTRGRALATLGIMWVLSALVSYLPLMGWTCCPSPCSELFPLIPNDYLLGWLLFIASLFSGIIYTYGHVLWKAHQHVASLAEHRDRQMPGMVRMRLDVRLAKTLGVVLAVLFICWLPVLALMVYSLTTTLSDQVKKVFAFFSLLCLVNSMINPIIYALRSGEIRSSAHHWLAHWRKHLRRLGLEGNKEVPRSSVTETEADVKITPWSDSRGLNCSEC from the coding sequence ATGGAGAGACGCTGGGTGATGGAGGCAGCCAATGGCTGTAAGGATGGCTTGGATTTCGACCCCATGAAAGAGTACATGGTCCTGAACAGTTCCCAAAGGATAGCTGTTGCCGTGCTGTGCACCTCTCTTGCCCTGCTAAGTGCCCTGGAGAACCTGGCTGTACTCTGCCTGATCCTGTCCTCCCACCGGCTCCGCAGGAAGCCCTCATACCTGTTCATTAGCAGCTTGGCTGTGGCTGACTTCCTTGCCAGTGTGATCTTTGCTTGCAACTTTGTGGAATTCCATGTCTTCCATGGCATGGATTCCAAGGCTGTCTTCCTACTGAAGATTGGCAGCGTGACTATGAACTTCACAGCCTCTGTAGGCAGTCTACTACTGACTGCCATTGACCGCTACCTCTGTCTGTGTCACCCACCCACATACAAAGTCCTACTCACCCGTGGGAGGGCACTGGCAACCCTGGGCATCATGTGGGTCCTCTCAGCATTGGTCTCCTACCTGCCCCTTATGGGATGGACTTGCTGTCCCAGTCCCTGTTCTGAGCTATTCCCCCTGATCCCCAATGACTATCTGCTGGGCTGGCTTCTGTTCATTGCCTCCCTCTTCTCTGGCATCATCTACACATATGGGCATGTCCTCTGGAAGGCCCATCAGCATGTAGCCAGCTTGGCTGAACACCGGGACAGGCAGATGCCAGGAATGGTGCGAATGAGGCTTGATGTGAGGTTGGCCAAGACCCTGGGGGTGGTGCTGGCCGTGCTTTTCATATGCTGGCTCCCGGTACTGGCCCTCATGGTCTACAGCCTGACCACCACCCTAAGCGACCAGGTCAAGAAGGTCTTTGCCTTCTTCTCCTTGCTCTGCCTTGTCAACTCCATGATCAACCCCATCATCTATGCCCTGCGGAGTGGGGAGATCCGCTCCTCTGCCCACCACTGGCTGGCCCACTGGAGGAAACATCTGAGGAGACTTGGtcttgaaggaaacaaagaagtCCCAAGGTCCTCAGTCACTGAGACAGAGGCTGATGTGAAAATCACCCCATGGTCAGATTCCAGAGGACTAAACTGCTCTGAATGCTGA